One part of the Lachnospiraceae bacterium JLR.KK002 genome encodes these proteins:
- a CDS encoding hydrogenase maturation nickel metallochaperone HypA, which translates to MHELGIVFHIVKTVERVAEENQADKITKVTLQIGEVSTIIPYYLKDCWKWKCSKSQRMDGCELVIETIPAITYCEDCQETYPTVEHGKICPYCGSEHTYLIQGNEHQIKEIEVS; encoded by the coding sequence GTGCATGAATTAGGAATCGTGTTTCATATTGTGAAAACCGTAGAGCGTGTGGCAGAGGAAAACCAGGCAGACAAAATTACAAAAGTAACCCTTCAGATTGGAGAAGTTTCCACCATCATTCCTTATTATCTGAAGGACTGCTGGAAATGGAAATGCTCCAAAAGCCAGCGGATGGACGGATGCGAGCTGGTAATAGAGACCATCCCGGCCATTACTTACTGCGAAGACTGTCAGGAAACCTACCCTACGGTGGAGCATGGAAAAATCTGCCCTTACTGCGGCAGCGAGCATACATATCTGATACAGGGAAATGAACATCAGATTAAAGAAATAGAAGTATCTTAG